A region of the Kribbella sp. NBC_01245 genome:
CCCGATTCGGCCAGCGCGTCCAGGGCGGCCAGCTCCTCGTCGTCGATGACCAGGCTCTGATGCCGCTCGGCGTGCAAGCCGAGCACCACACTGACCACGCAGTCCCGGCACTCCGGGCCTCTCATCACACAGGCGTCGCAGTCGATCAGCATGTCGTCCTCCAAGGTGGGGAAGGACCGGAGTTGCATCCGGTTGAGAAGGACGCTAAAGACCCCCACCGACAGTTTTCGTTCAGCCGCGGGCTAGGCGAGCTGTAAGGGTGCTGGCGGCGAGCGCGCGGGCGCCCATCGCGATGATGCTGTCGGCGACTTCGCGATCGCTGGACACGACGACGACCGGGCGGCCCGCGGGCTCGGCGCGAACCAGTTGCCGGATCACCTCATCGGCCGTCACCCCGGCCGGGCTGAACCGCACCCGGACGCCACGGGGTGGATTGAGCTGAACCGGCCCGGACAAGGTCGCCCCGTCGAACACGGCCGTCACCTCGATCCGCCGCTGGGCCACCAGCGCGCCCAGTGCCGTCACAAGGCGCTGCCGCTGGGAGTGCAGGGGCGCACTCGGCCAAGCGGTCTTGGTGACGTTGTAGCCGTCGACAACGAGATGCACCTGCGGTAGCGCGAGTAGCTCGTCCAGGAGGCTGGGGTCGTCGTCGGGCGCAGAACGGCCTACAGACTCCACAGACGGCTCAACGCCTGCAACTGTGTCTGCCGGCCGGAGCTCTCCCCCAGGTGGCAGCGCCAGCTCACGACGCAAACCGCTCGCGGCCTCGATAACCGTGTCCAGCAAGAGCCTCGTGCGTACTGATGCGAACTCCCGCTCCTGCCCCGCCGTACGACGTGCCGCATGCTCAATCGCCTCAAGCTCGGTAATCCGGGCCCGGAGCTTGCGTAGCTCGCGCTCTGACTCCGCACGGGCGGCGTCGACCCGGTCGTCGGCGGTGTCGGCGGCAACCGTTCGATCGGCGAGGTCCGACTGGAGACCGGCGATGCGCTGGCGGGCTTCGTTGAGTTTGCGGCGCAGGGTGACGTTTTCGGCCTTCACCTCGGCCAGCTGTTCCCGAAGGCGTTCGCGGACCTGACGCGTCTCCGTACGGGCCTGGTCGAGCTGCTCACCCAGCCGCGCGATGGCCTCGTCATCCGCCTTCGGCTCGGCCTTGGGCAGGTCGGCGGCCTCGGCCACGCGGGCCTGCCAGTCGTCCGGCCTGAGCAGGTACGCCAGGGCGGCCACCTCGGCCGGGTCGGCGGACGGAGTCGGCACGGCCTCCGCGACGGCATCGCCGAGCTCCGGATGCTCGCGACGGACCTCGAACGCGATCAGCCGGCGGAAATGCTCGTCGGTGTCCAGGATCGGCCCGAGCACCGACGCGGACAGCTTGGCTCGTTTGGCCGGGGCGAAACTCGCGAACCGTCGCAAGGGCGCGGGGATATCCGTCGCCGGCATCGCGCCGAGCGCCTGCGCGGCCAGCGCCAGCACTCGCTGGCGGACCGGTTCGGGAAGAATCGTGGCGTTGGACCCGGCGTTGGCCGCTACCTCGGACACCATGCCTCGTGCCAACCGTGGGTCCCCCGAACGCGGTTCCCCCAGGGCACAGCGCGGCCGGCACGAGACGGCGGACGGCCTTGCGGCCGGGCCGATCGAGCGGTGAACACGCGTGTACCCATGCAGAGAGCGTAGTCGGTCCCGGCCCGTGTCTCGCGAAGATTGTCGGTGGCACCCTCTACGGTCCTCGCCATGAGCAGTCCAGGCGCACCGGCGGCGGCCGCACAGACACGGATTCGCGGCGTCCAGCCGAGCTTCGACGAGCTCGGCACCCCGCTGCGCGACGTGACCTTCTGCGTGGTCGACCTGGAGACCACCGGTGGCGCACCCGGCGATTCGGGCATCACCGAGGTCGGCGCGGTCAAGGTTCGGTCGGGCGAGATCCTCGGCGAGTTCCAGACCCTGGTCAATCCGCACGACCCGATTCCGCCGTTCATCGCGGTGCTGACCGGGATCACCAACGCGATGGTGGCGACGTCACCCCGGATCGGGTCGGTGCTGCCCGCGTTCCTGGAGTTCGCGCAGGGCTGTGTGCTGGTGGCGCACAACGCGCCGTTCGACGTGGGCTTCCTGAAGCATGAGGCGCAGGCGCACGGGTTCGCCTGGCCCGATTTCGCGGTCGTCGACACGGCCCTGCTGGCCCGGCGGGCGCTCGGCAAGGACGAGGCGCCGAACTGCAAACTCGGCACCCTCGCGCGCTACTTCCGCTCCGGGACGACGCCGAACCACCGCGCCCTGTCCGACGCGCGTGCCACCGTCGACGTACTGCATGGGCTCTTCGAGCGGGTGGGCTCGCTCGGGGTGCAGACACTGGAGGACCTGCATTCGTTCTCGTCGCGGGTGACGACCGCTCAACGTGGCAAACGGCATCTCGCGGAGCCGCTGCCGCATGCGCCTGGCGTTTACCTGTTCACCGACGACCGGGGCGAGGTGCTGTACGTCGGCAAGTCGAAGGACCTGCGCACCCGTGTGCGGAACTACTTCACCGCATCCGAGACCCGGACCCGCATGGGCGAGATGATCGGCATCGCCACCGCCGTGCGCGGGATCGAGTGCGCGACCCCGCTGGAGGCCGAGGTGCGGGAGCTGCGGCTGATCGCCGAGCACAAACCGCGCTACAACCGGAAGTCCCGGTTCCCCGAGCGGCAGCACTGGCTCAAGGTCACGGTCGAGCCATTTCCGCGGCTGTCCATGGTGAAACAGGTGCGCGATGACGGCGCCGGCTACCTCGGGCCGTTCAGCCGCAAGCGCACGGCCGAGCGGGCGATGGCCGCGCTGTACGAGACGTTCCCGATCCGGCAATGCACCGAGCGGATGTCCCGGCACCCCAACCGCAGCACCTGCGTGCTGGTCGAGATGGGCCGCTGCGTCGCGCCGTGCGACGGCCGGATCGACATGGCGGCGTACGGCGTGTTGGTGGCCGAGTTGCGCGCGACGCTGGCCGTTGACCCGACACCGGTGGTGCTGGCGCTGACCGCTCGGATCGAACGGTTGTCGGCCGACGAGCGGTTCGAGGACGCGGCCGTGCACCGGGACCGGCTCAGCGCCTTCGTCCGCAGCAGCGCCCGGATGCAGCGGATGGCCGCGGTGACGAGTTGCGCCGAGATCTGCGCTGCCCGGCGGCTGGACGACGGCGCCTGGGAGCTACACGTCATCCGCCGGGGCCGGCTGGCCGCGGCGGGGGTCAGCCCGGTCGGGACCCATCCACGCCGCGTGCTGGAGATGCTGCAGGCGTCGGGAGAGACCGTGCTGCCCGGGATCGGCCCGGTCGCGACGGCCTCCCCGGAGGAGATCGAGACGGTGCTGCGCTGGCTGGAATCACCCGGAGTAAGGCTGGTGGAGCTGGACGGCGAGTGGACCAGTCCGGCCACTGGTGCGGGGCGGTACCTGCGCCGACTGGACAATGCCCGCGCCGGGGCCGATCATCACGAACCGGGCGAACGACGGCGTGCGCTGCGCCCGGTCGGGCCGTAGTGGCCTGCGCCTGGGCGGGAGCGCCTATGCTCAGCGCCAAAGCAATCCGGACGAGAGGACGACATGGTCACCGCGATCGTGTTCATCAAGGCCGATGTGGCCAGGATCCCCGAGGTCGCCGAGCAGGTGGCCGCCATCGAGGGCGTCAGCGAGGTCTATTCGGTGACCGGATCGCTCGACCTGATCGCGATGATCCGGGTCGCGCACCACGATG
Encoded here:
- a CDS encoding Lrp/AsnC family transcriptional regulator: MVTAIVFIKADVARIPEVAEQVAAIEGVSEVYSVTGSLDLIAMIRVAHHDDLATVIPDHVNRVPGVLSTETHIAFRTYSTHDLEAAFSLGADDGI
- a CDS encoding DEDD exonuclease domain-containing protein produces the protein MSSPGAPAAAAQTRIRGVQPSFDELGTPLRDVTFCVVDLETTGGAPGDSGITEVGAVKVRSGEILGEFQTLVNPHDPIPPFIAVLTGITNAMVATSPRIGSVLPAFLEFAQGCVLVAHNAPFDVGFLKHEAQAHGFAWPDFAVVDTALLARRALGKDEAPNCKLGTLARYFRSGTTPNHRALSDARATVDVLHGLFERVGSLGVQTLEDLHSFSSRVTTAQRGKRHLAEPLPHAPGVYLFTDDRGEVLYVGKSKDLRTRVRNYFTASETRTRMGEMIGIATAVRGIECATPLEAEVRELRLIAEHKPRYNRKSRFPERQHWLKVTVEPFPRLSMVKQVRDDGAGYLGPFSRKRTAERAMAALYETFPIRQCTERMSRHPNRSTCVLVEMGRCVAPCDGRIDMAAYGVLVAELRATLAVDPTPVVLALTARIERLSADERFEDAAVHRDRLSAFVRSSARMQRMAAVTSCAEICAARRLDDGAWELHVIRRGRLAAAGVSPVGTHPRRVLEMLQASGETVLPGIGPVATASPEEIETVLRWLESPGVRLVELDGEWTSPATGAGRYLRRLDNARAGADHHEPGERRRALRPVGP
- a CDS encoding NYN domain-containing protein produces the protein MVSEVAANAGSNATILPEPVRQRVLALAAQALGAMPATDIPAPLRRFASFAPAKRAKLSASVLGPILDTDEHFRRLIAFEVRREHPELGDAVAEAVPTPSADPAEVAALAYLLRPDDWQARVAEAADLPKAEPKADDEAIARLGEQLDQARTETRQVRERLREQLAEVKAENVTLRRKLNEARQRIAGLQSDLADRTVAADTADDRVDAARAESERELRKLRARITELEAIEHAARRTAGQEREFASVRTRLLLDTVIEAASGLRRELALPPGGELRPADTVAGVEPSVESVGRSAPDDDPSLLDELLALPQVHLVVDGYNVTKTAWPSAPLHSQRQRLVTALGALVAQRRIEVTAVFDGATLSGPVQLNPPRGVRVRFSPAGVTADEVIRQLVRAEPAGRPVVVVSSDREVADSIIAMGARALAASTLTARLARG